A genomic window from Brassica oleracea var. oleracea cultivar TO1000 chromosome C8, BOL, whole genome shotgun sequence includes:
- the LOC106309128 gene encoding uncharacterized protein LOC106309128, translated as MSSFIPSDYKALDLSGDNYLDWAINTSAVLKSRGLGKCIKYGNDTLACERHRAILIMRHHLCEDLRDEFGYVNDPHNLWSFFNSRFCEPLLHESKKKWEALRFQDYESVDNYHSDLMRITYSLRLCGELVTNEDLLNKTRDTFHSEEVLLSHQAKGFTTYYDLFSYLLDIEQKKQKRMDNIRRFNDIMEMYYEVLDSEMKISEANKATFDKKRSEEDSEWTLMDHDVGLYIE; from the coding sequence ATGTCGAGTTTCATACCCTCAGATTACAAAGCCCTTGATCTCTCTGGAGATAATTATCTTGATTGGGCTATAAACACTTCAGCCGTCTTGAAGTCTCGAGGACTTGGGAAGTGCATCAAGTATGGCAATGACACCCTTGCGTGTGAAAGACACAGAGCCATACTGATTATGCGACACCATCTCTGTGAGGACTTAAGAGACGAGTTTGGATATGTTAATGATCCTCATAATCTCTGGTCATTTTTTAATTCTAGATTCTGTGAGCCATTGTTGCACGAATCCAAGAAAAAATGGGAAGCTCTAAGGTTCCAGGATTATGAATCCGTGGACAATTATCACTCTGATCTTATGAGAATCACCTATAGTCTTAGACTATGTGGTGAATTGGTAACAAACGAGGATTTGTTAAACAAAACTCGTGACACATTCCATTCAGAGGAAGTGTTGTTATCACATCAGGCCAAAGGTTTCACCACCTATTATGACTTGTTCTCATATTTATTAGACATTGAGCAAAAGAAGCAGAAAAGGATGGATAACATCAGACGGTTTAATGACATCATGGAGATGTATTATGAAGTACTAGACAGTGAGATGAAAATCTCTGAAGCTAATAAAGCCACATTTGATAAGAAGAGATCTGAGGAGGATTCCGAGTGGACACTCATGGACCATGATGTCGGATTATACATTGAATAA